In Rutidosis leptorrhynchoides isolate AG116_Rl617_1_P2 chromosome 2, CSIRO_AGI_Rlap_v1, whole genome shotgun sequence, one genomic interval encodes:
- the LOC139892116 gene encoding putative disease resistance RPP13-like protein 1: MAEIIASGLVKAVLQKLASEAFTKIGRSQGIQSELNNLKRRLFQIQNLLNDASQKELTDESVKQWLNSLQHLAYDLDDVLDGLATKQDSVDFTSKVRNLIPTCCTNFSLAHRVSHKLDPIIKRLQDLEKEKDDLGLVIVNQDRPKNTKRKLQTSLVDDSKIIGRQVEKEELVHKLVRNESCDENFSIVPIVGMGGVGKTTLAKLLYNDNQVNDHFELKAWVCVSDDFDSIGITKAIFQSMGGENKDFANFSLLQEALKNQLLGKRFMLVLDDVWSESYEDWETLVLPFHACAPGSKIIVTTRKVELLKKLGYDHLDQMKNLSDDEALSLVALHALGVNNFDLHPMLKPHGEDLVKKCGGLPLALIALGRLLRTKEKEEYYWKEVSNNEIWRLKEGGEILPALRLSYNDLSACLKRLFAYCSFFPKDYIFYKRELVLLWMAEGFLHHSTLNKSTEECFGYECFEELLSRSFFQCAPNENRALFVMHDLINDLGTSIAGDFFVRLENVMEMDKGSEALKKYRHMSFVREQYEAYNKFEAFERATSLRTFLATSVGVIDKWKSFYLSHRILVDLLPKLPLLRVLNLSNFEIREVPDTIGSLSHLRYLNLSRTCIKQLPENVCNLYNLQTLILFGCRNLAELPSNFSNLKNLRHFDIRETHSLNKMPLGIGKLESLQTLSKIIIGGENRFGITELKELNKLCGELSIEGLNEVQNAIDVREANFSQKRISELELKWSDVFDGLRKEQLEKDVLEELRPHSDTLKKLKIVSYGGNELPNWVVDPSFVRLSHVEIRGCKKCTRLPPLGQLVSLEELFIEGMDEVKNVGTEFTGTTGVSFTSLKVLRFENMKGWESWSINCGDVFPCLEKLVIGRCPLVKVSLKALPSLRQLEIRACGHNVLTSLVRVASSITELELNRISGLTDEVWRGVCRHLRAVEKLSIQGCHEIRYLWESEENASTVFVRLRNLGVTDCDNLVSLGEREGDDDDKSGSNLLLLTSLRILDIRYCKNMKNCNCPNNIETLTISCVRDVSFSKGGGHKLKSLCYFESEGKSQIINSNNRGMPLLQDLSIFDMPNLRFILELNCFVHLTSLIISDCQSLESFPDQQLPDLTSLTNLSIANCPRMDGSFPRGLWPPNLVFLRVGGLKKPISEWGPQNFPPSLVDMILDGGSSENDVNSDCSLSSLLPSSLTILRLWDFKGLETISTGLEHLTSLQHLSFSKCPKMKDLPEMLLPSLLSLTIIDCPKLKERCSKSKSRIGGSHNNYWPLISHIPNIII, translated from the coding sequence ATGGCTGAAATCATTGCTTCTGGTCTCGTGAAAGCCGTTCTTCAGAAATTGGCTTCTGAAGCATTCACAAAAATTGGTCGATCTCAAGGAATTCAATCCGAGCTCAACAACCTGAAGAGGAGATTGTTCCAGATCCAAAATCTTCTAAATGATGCTTCTCAAAAAGAACTAACTGATGAATCTGTTAAACAGTGGTTGAATAGTCTCCAACATTTGGCTTACGATTTAGATGACGTACTCGATGGTTTAGCAACTAAACAAGATTCTGTTGACTTCACCAGCAAGGTAAGAAACCTCATCCCAACTTGTTGCACAAATTTCTCATTAGCTCATAGGGTGAGTCACAAGTTAGATCCTATTATTAAAAGGCTGCAAGATTTAGAAAAGGAAAAAGATGATCTTGGTTTGGTTATTGTGAATCAAGATAGGCCAAAGAATACAAAAAGAAAACTTCAGACCAGTTTGGTAGATGATTCTAAGATCATTGGCCGGCAAGTCGAAAAAGAGGAATTAGTCCACAAGTTAGTGAGAAATGAATCATGTGATGAAAACTTTAGCATTGTTCCGATAGTTGGTATGGGTGGGGTTGGCAAAACAACTCTAGCCAAACTTTTGTATAATGACAACCAGGTGAACGATCACTTCGAACTCAAGGCGTGGGTATGTGTTTCGGACGATTTTGATAGTATTGGTATAACCAAGGCAATATTTCAATCTATGGGCGGAGAAAACAAGGATTTTGCAAATTTTAGTCTACTTCAAGAAGCTCTTAAAAATCAACTTTTAGGAAAACGCTTTATGTTGGTGTTAGATGATGTATGGAGTGAAAGTTACGAGGATTGGGAAACCCTCGTACTTCCATTTCACGCATGTGCTCCTGGAAGTAAGATTATCGTGACAACACGAAAGGTAGAATTGCTCAAGAAGCTAGGCTATGATCATCTAGACCAAATGAAGAACTTGTCAGATGACGAAGCTCTATCTTTGGTTGCTTTACATGCATTAGGTGTAAATAACTTTGATTTACATCCGATGCTGAAACCACATGGTGAAGATCTTGTGAAAAAATGTGGCGGATTGCCTTTGGCTTTGATAGCACTTGGGAGGTTATTGAGGACCAAAGAAAAGGAAGAATATTATTGGAAGGAAGTGTCGAATAATGAGATATGGAGACTAAAAGAAGGAGGTGAGATACTTCCTGCCCTTAGATTAAGCTACAATGATCTTTCTGCGTGTTTGAAGCGCTTGTTTGCATATTGCTCTTTTTTCCCCAAGGACTATATATTTTATAAGCGGGAGTTGGTTCTTTTGTGGATGGCAGAAGGATTTTTGCACCATTCGACTCTAAACAAGTCAACAGAAGAATGCTTtggttatgaatgttttgaagagtTGTTGTCAAGATCGTTTTTTCAATGTGCGCCAAATGAGAACAGAGCACTGTTTGTGATGCATGACTTGATAAATGACTTGGGGACATCAATTGCCGGTGACTTTTTTGTTAGGTTAGAAAATGTGATGGAGATGGATAAAGGGAGTGAAGCATTGAAAAAGTATCGCCATATGTCATTTGTTCGTGAGCAATATGAAGCCTATAATAAGTTTGAGGCGTTCGAGAGAGCTACAAGTTTGAGAACATTCTTGGCAACGTCGGTTGGGGTGATAGATAAGTGGAAAAGCTTCTACTTATCTCATAGGATTCTGGTTGACTTACTTCCAAAGCTACCATTGTTAAGGGTTCTCAATTTAAGTAACTTTGAGATACGTGAGGTACCAGATACCATTGGTAGTTTGAGTCACTTGAGGTATCTCAATTTATCTCGAACTTGTATCAAACAACTACCAGAAAATGTTTGCAATCTCTATAATTTACAGACACTTATCCTGTTTGGCTGTAGAAATTTAGCTGAGTTGCCTAGTAACTTCTCAAATCTTAAGAATCTGCGCCACTTTGACATCAGGGAAACTCACAGTTTGAATAAGATGCCCTTAGGGATCGGTAAGTTAGAAAGCCTGCAAACACTTTCCAAAATCATTATTGGTGGTGAAAACAGATTTGGAATAACCGAGCTGAAAGAATTAAATAAATTATGCGGGGAACTTTCCATTGAAGGGTTGAATGAAGTGCAAAATGCAATTGATGTACGAGAGGCAAACTTTTCGCAGAAGAGGATTAGCGAGTTAGAATTGAAATGGAGTGATGTGTTTGATGGTCTTCGTAAGGAACAGCTTGAAAAGGATGTCTTAGAAGAGCTGAGACCTCACAGTGATACTTTAAAAAAACTAAAAATAGTGTCATATGGAGGAAACGAGCTTCCAAATTGGGTTGTGGATCCCTCTTTTGTTAGGTTGTCACATGTAGAGATACGTGGCTGTAAAAAGTGTACACGTTTACCGCCACTTGGGCAGCTAGTGTCACTTGAGGAGTTGTTTattgaaggcatggatgaggtgaAGAATGTAGGTACAGAGTTTACTGGTACAACTGGTGTATCATTCACATCACTTAAAGTTCTACGTTTTGAAAATATGAAGGGGTGGGAGTCATGGTCAATCAATTGTGGGGATGTGTTTCCGTGCCTTGAGAAGCTTGTTATAGGAAGGTGTCCTCTGGTCAAAGTTTCACTCAAAGCACTACCTTCACTAAGACAACTTGAAATAAGGGCGTGTGGTCACAATGTGTTGACAAGTTTGGTTCGTGTAGCTTCATCGATCACCGAGTTAGAACTAAATCGTATTTCAGGTCTTACTGATGAGGTGTGGAGAGGTGTTTGTAGGCATCTCAGGGCAGTTGAAAAATTAAGCATACAAGGATGTCATGAGATAAGATACTTGTGGGAATCAGAAGAAAATGCAAGTACAGTTTTTGTGCGTTTAAGGAATTTGGGTGTAACTGATTGTGACAATTTGGTGAGTCTTGGAGAGAGAGAgggtgatgatgatgataagagtGGAAGCAATCTCCTCCTCCTCACATCTCTTAGGATTTTAGACATAAGATATTGTAAGAATATGAAGAATTGCAATTGTCCAAACAACATTGAGACGTTGACTATTTCATGTGTAAGAGATGTATCGTTTTCAAAAGGAGGAGGACATAAGCTCAAGTCACTTTGTTATTTTGAAAGTGAAGGAAAGAGCCAGATTATCAACAGCAACAACAGAGGCATGCCATTGCTTCAAGATTTAAGTATATTTGATATGCCAAATCTGAGATTCATCCTTGAATTGAATTGCTTTGTTCATCTCACCAGTTTAATAATAAGTGATTGTCAAAGTCTGGAATCATTTCCTGATCAGCAATTGCCGGATCTCACCTCGTTAACAAATCTGTCAATAGCCAACTGTCCAAGAATGGATGGTTCATTTCCTCGTGGGCTTTGGCCTCCGAATTTGGTATTCTTAAGAGTAGGTGGGTTAAAAAAACCCATATCAGAGTGGGGCCCACAGAATTTCCCACCTTCACTTGTTGACATGATTTTAGATGGGGGATCGTCGGAAAATGACGTGAACAGTGATTGTTCATTGTCTAGTCTTCTTCCATCATCTCTTACTATTCTCAGATTGTGGGATTTTAAGGGATTGGAAACGATTTCGACGGGACTGGAACACCTTACCTCCCTGCAACATCTATCATTTTCCAAGTGCCCAAAGATGAAAGATCTCCCAGAAATGTTGTTGCCTTCACTTCTCAGTTTGACAATAATTGATTGCCCAAAGCTGAAAGAAAGGTGTAGTAAAAGTAAAAGTAGAATAGGAGGAAGCCACAACAACTACTGGCCCCTCATCTCTCATATccccaacatcatcatctga